One window from the genome of Sphaerotilus microaerophilus encodes:
- a CDS encoding LuxR C-terminal-related transcriptional regulator gives MLQHRNCISISTQGVDASERHAFWVDMVCAHLVRVNCLEVAQRSRFFGHIDQRQIGALSISRVRSQAQRVRLTPKFIAQASQEHVLVNIQRRGRSVVRQDGREAVLQPGDMALYTSDHPYELAFDAGFEQHVLILPAQLVRDRVPDLHRVTATTLSCAHPTATLLRHAAEILSSDQGSVSTDVLGHVACELIVGCAAEIVDKAPQGSGSSPVMWSSKTEQAGLPAPPDTLQRPTPRERAILELTAKGYSYVEIADRLGVSVNTVRTHVRGLYGKLGAENRTEAVFEAQRVGWLA, from the coding sequence ATGCTGCAGCACAGAAACTGCATCTCTATTTCGACCCAGGGCGTCGACGCCTCGGAGCGTCACGCTTTTTGGGTGGACATGGTCTGTGCTCATTTGGTCCGGGTCAACTGCCTTGAAGTGGCCCAGCGGTCAAGGTTCTTCGGTCACATCGACCAACGACAGATCGGCGCGCTGAGCATCTCTCGGGTGCGTTCACAGGCCCAACGCGTCCGCCTGACGCCCAAATTCATCGCCCAAGCCAGCCAGGAGCATGTACTGGTCAACATCCAGCGCCGCGGCAGGTCAGTGGTTCGCCAGGATGGGCGGGAGGCCGTCCTTCAACCGGGCGACATGGCGCTGTACACCAGTGACCACCCCTACGAACTCGCCTTCGATGCAGGATTCGAACAGCACGTGCTGATCCTGCCCGCGCAACTGGTCCGGGATCGGGTGCCGGACCTCCACCGTGTGACCGCTACCACCTTGTCCTGCGCCCACCCCACCGCAACACTCCTGCGTCATGCGGCGGAAATACTATCCAGTGATCAAGGCTCGGTAAGCACCGATGTCTTGGGCCATGTCGCATGCGAACTGATCGTAGGCTGCGCCGCGGAAATCGTGGACAAAGCGCCGCAGGGATCCGGATCGTCGCCGGTCATGTGGTCGTCAAAAACCGAGCAAGCGGGTCTGCCTGCTCCGCCGGACACGCTGCAAAGACCCACGCCACGCGAACGGGCGATTCTTGAGTTGACCGCCAAGGGCTATAGCTATGTTGAGATCGCTGACCGCTTGGGTGTTTCCGTGAACACGGTGCGCACGCACGTACGGGGGCTGTACGGGAAGCTGGGCGCGGAGAACAGGACGGAGGCGGTGTTTGAGGCGCAGAGGGTGGGTTGGCTAGCTTAA
- a CDS encoding IS701 family transposase: MKPTSRDYCQFLISTQINYTQTYFADHHQRFSHDAINRYLQAANISPADVWNLARRNIEFDDDACLVFDDSVLDKNHSHKIELVRKQYSGNAHGLIKGIGVVNCLYVNIKTGHYWIIDWRIYAPDEDGKSKLDHVQEMFDNAMAHKKLPFRTVLMDSWYATMDLMKHIHRAGKHFYCPLKSNRKVDDSQGQQPYKAVSTLQWSAQEHVHGKHVKLFKFPSDIKLKLFRVVVDTNRTDWVVTNDLSQDSTDDTHEMCAVRWKIEQYHREIKQVLGIEKCQCRMARSQKNHIACAILAWVHLCETAKALKTNIYSLKKGILSEFLKKELRSPTIRMAPI, translated from the coding sequence ATGAAACCCACGAGCCGAGACTACTGCCAATTTCTGATATCCACACAAATCAACTACACGCAGACCTATTTTGCGGATCACCATCAGAGGTTTTCTCATGACGCCATAAATCGCTACTTGCAGGCTGCCAATATCAGCCCGGCCGATGTCTGGAATCTGGCCCGACGAAACATCGAATTTGACGACGATGCCTGCCTGGTTTTCGATGACAGCGTTCTGGACAAGAACCACTCGCACAAAATCGAGCTGGTGCGCAAACAGTACAGCGGCAACGCCCACGGCCTGATCAAGGGCATTGGGGTGGTCAACTGCCTGTACGTGAACATCAAGACCGGCCACTACTGGATCATCGACTGGCGCATCTATGCGCCTGACGAAGACGGCAAGTCCAAGCTGGATCATGTCCAGGAGATGTTCGACAATGCCATGGCGCACAAGAAGCTGCCCTTTCGCACCGTGCTGATGGACTCCTGGTACGCCACCATGGATCTGATGAAGCACATCCACCGGGCGGGCAAGCACTTCTACTGCCCGCTCAAGAGCAATCGCAAGGTTGACGACAGCCAAGGCCAGCAGCCCTACAAGGCGGTCAGTACGCTGCAGTGGAGTGCCCAAGAACATGTGCATGGCAAACACGTCAAACTGTTCAAGTTTCCCAGTGACATCAAGCTGAAACTGTTCCGGGTTGTGGTTGATACCAATCGCACGGACTGGGTTGTGACAAACGACCTATCTCAAGATTCGACGGACGATACGCATGAGATGTGTGCCGTGCGCTGGAAGATTGAGCAGTACCACAGGGAGATCAAGCAGGTTCTTGGCATCGAAAAATGTCAGTGCAGAATGGCCCGGTCACAGAAGAATCACATCGCCTGCGCGATATTGGCCTGGGTCCACCTCTGCGAGACGGCCAAAGCGCTGAAGACAAACATCTACAGCCTGAAGAAGGGAATCCTCTCGGAATTCCTCAAGAAGGAACTTCGGTCACCAACCATTCGCATGGCACCCATCTGA
- a CDS encoding MerR family transcriptional regulator encodes MNITLSVDDRVVELARRSVQSMGKSLNQAVRDYLEQLAGRQQLAAELEQFEQSALNTPGRLGGWRFDRDEANERGA; translated from the coding sequence ATGAACATCACCTTGTCGGTCGACGACCGCGTCGTCGAGTTGGCGCGTCGCTCGGTCCAGTCGATGGGCAAGAGCCTGAACCAGGCGGTGCGCGACTATCTGGAGCAGCTAGCCGGCCGGCAGCAGTTGGCGGCCGAGTTGGAGCAGTTCGAGCAGTCCGCGCTGAACACGCCGGGCCGGCTGGGCGGCTGGCGTTTCGACCGCGACGAGGCCAACGAGCGTGGTGCGTAG
- a CDS encoding type II toxin-antitoxin system VapC family toxin, with amino-acid sequence MSGAPAVLLDTGPWVALHCRDDRHHAWAREQFGLITGPLLTCEAVVAETCFLLARGGHDPAKALALLSRGVVRIGMSLGDEAEAVKALFERYDNVPASLADACLVRMSELYATSRVFTLDSDFHIYRRHGRKVIPLLRPD; translated from the coding sequence GTGAGCGGCGCGCCCGCCGTCCTGCTCGACACTGGGCCCTGGGTGGCCCTGCATTGCCGGGATGACCGCCACCACGCCTGGGCGCGCGAGCAGTTCGGCCTCATCACCGGGCCGCTGCTCACCTGCGAAGCGGTGGTCGCCGAAACCTGCTTCCTCCTCGCCCGCGGCGGCCACGACCCGGCCAAGGCACTGGCCCTGCTCAGCCGTGGCGTGGTGCGCATCGGCATGTCGCTGGGCGACGAGGCCGAGGCCGTGAAGGCGCTGTTCGAGCGCTACGACAACGTGCCGGCCTCGCTGGCCGACGCCTGCCTGGTGCGCATGAGCGAGCTGTACGCCACCAGCCGGGTGTTCACCCTCGACAGCGACTTCCACATCTACCGCCGCCACGGGCGCAAGGTGATCCCGTTACTGCGACCGGACTGA
- a CDS encoding ribbon-helix-helix protein, CopG family — translation MNTLTIKIPPSLDSALAQASARAQVTKSELVRRAVAAYLAAGAERSAGPPSALELAGDLVGCFGGGPDDLASNPRHLDDFGRP, via the coding sequence ATGAACACCCTGACCATCAAGATCCCGCCCAGCCTGGACAGCGCCCTGGCGCAGGCCAGTGCCCGGGCCCAGGTAACGAAGTCGGAACTGGTGCGTCGGGCGGTCGCGGCCTACCTGGCGGCCGGTGCGGAGCGCAGCGCGGGCCCGCCCAGCGCGTTGGAACTGGCGGGCGATCTGGTCGGCTGCTTCGGTGGCGGGCCTGACGACCTGGCCTCCAACCCCCGCCACCTCGACGACTTCGGTCGGCCGTGA